Genomic window (Alosa alosa isolate M-15738 ecotype Scorff River unplaced genomic scaffold, AALO_Geno_1.1 AALO_1.0_unplaced_33, whole genome shotgun sequence):
ggcatgtcaacccatcccattaccacttatttcatgtatagccacctagttaaaaattaaaagcaaaaaattaggtgttttcatcacaatatctctggctgacaaggtcaaaactgcacgaaattaaaagtgtaggatcattatgacaccctccgaatgcgtgccaagttttgtgtactttcgtttatggggggccttacaataaaataatttatacaTCAGGGAgttacatttagtgacgtacaccaacaaggattcccgggacactgaaagaccggggtacacaaaacttggtgggcatgtacccccacatggatagcatggaactgtcattcttcgttttgatctgtagccccgctggactggacccccgaaaggagggtagggcgaaccacagttctctgtgaatatcttgagaactgtagggcctaggatgaccaattttttccgtatgtttgcctccaggggtcatgttaacccattccatgtgcacacatgtgcataaacagatacacacgcacacacatacatttacagtaatcatacggatgacacatactcacacagtagacatatgtacgcatgcatgcacatgcacaaacacacatcatgcaggcaaacacacaagcacgcacatacacacacacacacacaaccacacacataaacataaatttgtacacgcacacatgcacacaattcaagaattgttccgtcatctactccctgaatttttggtcattgataccgggacacgaaccacggggtacatgaaatttggtaggtatgtagccccactagacttttacggaaaaatttcatttagtCCCGGGGAccaccccgtgctgggccccctgaatcgcaaaaaaaaaaacagtttttcctaaataactacctgaactgtggcactgaggatgaagaattgaagaatctttttatggtatgttggtctcaagggcccacatcaacctggctcataatcactcatttgtgatttgcaccccacccctggtaaaaatgaaaatgcaatattattctgctttaaccgccctatcttcagttaagatgttcagaactgcaccaaattttatgtgtatgattgacctggcattctctgggggtatgccaagtttcatagaatttcatccatgggggggtctaaaaaaattaggttatgtgtacatttagtgactgtacactcattggcctgtaaatggcggtgcacacatatacacatgcacacacacaggcacccacatactatcggtattagagcggccgatacataattacaaattcagtaggattaaaagaaagccaaaataaaattcatcatcatcatcattttcagtattggcgagaagtagttgtttgtccactagatggcgcatcgttgcagtgaggcgtaattttgttggaagttaaaagtgggttggaaaaaacaattgggccgcttcctacaaggactgtaatttacgcgagcgaacatctaataaggatggggacgatgttcacatgaagtgtaattcccatttcttcttgaagccgaaataaatctgaggatgtttatcggacatgcttggtttttactgcagatgcgttaatcttgtaatatcaataaggacctaggtaatgttaccgttaagcgttggttgagtgatggaggcccatttgattgattgcatttgtagaaaactataaatgcggttataccaagcaaatgtatagcagcactgtttgtatctttcgactgtcatttattgcacgtgctacaaaatcattctgtgcaatggaagatttaccaacgttacaccggtctgatacagttttgcctatacatcgttgagactgaggcgcctgtttattttgttttaagtgcgtgcagggtgtgagaggggaatcgatgtgctttgattccagcttggtagttgtagtctgtgaaattaaaaagcattgtgtgtgaagtatcaaacaatgacaccttcatttcattatggctgctttaagctaaacaccttaagctactgtgtagtgggtcccatttagaagtggctacttcattcaagctttccttgactcatggagctgcgtgaatgttattacaacttttaagcccgcgatatgacagtttaagtccgcttgatactgtaggcgtaagccattggtttcaaaggagattttatttattgtaagccagcatagcctattgacaatttatgttgtaaataggcctaccttataatcctatctgtagcttagggaagctaacagctttctattaggatctagtttgttagttaccgttttgtcataactccctgatgcattttgcatttagaatagccagagcgtgtatatctcaatcggaaaattaaacaatatcgggtgcctatggactaggctgggtgaacccagcctgatctgcccgctattttatttttgatttcttaaaagattgagcttggtctgatgaaagccagactagccatggacctcagttaaacaatgcaagggaacatgaatcagcctatatttgcacgaacaataacggacaaaagctcttcaactttggcccgttaaaatgtgtatgaacagtctagcgacgcatttcatcaaggcccatttggacatgtcagttatttgcaccactggttagatgtaaaacagcatttcgtttcagactaggctactgttacttaatttgtgcattaacaataacgtttcagactactgttacttaatttgtgcattgacaataaagtattacatgaactaaagatgactaaaatcttatgtagaagaagaaacattcacaacaaatccatccatccaaaaatgacctttgtttttgatagctgttgaaaacagcatggaactgacagatgtttttgtttataaatacataaaaaataaataaataaataaataaataacattatgctgataccttttgcttttcccaaatacaatgtagcctacaggtgtaagtgacctttcatcaatccagttgcaatggatgaactgtgatgaactgccctacttgtgattgtttagagattttaaaggttttataacaatgctacatcttctttggctattctacaatctattcaccttttcagcaccagtaggctactttctgtgcagccgcacacacacactcaggcatgccaaataagcatacacaaaagtttcaagagtgggggatggagtaaaatatggagacaaattgaagtgtgatttattttcgcagaacggatgtacaggactgagcggcggtcatattttgtaccgctatgcggtacatctagttttacacACATTGCACTGATATTTGATTAGAAAAATGTCATTAAACGGTTATGAGCCCTTTCAGATTAACTGGGTTGGTTAGCATCAGCTAATCTAGGTTAACTTTAGCTAGCTCAGGACCATAATCGACGTCTCTGTAGGATGCTAGATCTAGCTATATTTACAGACTATAAAGAACTTTGCTATGATGCTATCGTGTTTGACTCATAGCtgccaacactcccgttttttaCGTGTTTCGCCCATATTTCATACCAATCTCCCGCCCGTTTTGCCATTTTTTTTCCAACCGGAAAGTGGCAAAACGGATAGGAGCTAACTGGTGTTTTAGCTATAAGTTAGCTCTGAGCTTCCCTCATCCACACGTTATTCACCAATATGCAAGCTCTATATTGGTTTATGACAAAAGTTTGTTTAACAGTGTACAGTCACCCTAACATTGACATTTAAGTTAATTAAACTGATGACATTTTAACGCGATTGTTCATCAGTgtacagacatcccaagtctaaGGCGCTCCAGGAGTCTCTCATATCAGATAGTGGCTCATGGATGCCACGATCATCAGTCCCATATAGTATTTTTGTATAAATAGGCTATCTTAACAGTtgacctctgtctctttcatcaTCAGATAATTTTTTCATTGAAATGAAAGCTTCTTGCATTTCACCCCAAGTGTGCTTGTGCATTGTGGGCCTATGCCCAACAGCATATAATTTACTGTGCTTGTCTCTAAGACAGCTGATGTGGATCCAGCTTCGCTGTCCACCTCGTCCATTATATCGGGACACCTCGGCCGCCGTTATCCCCTAACATATGCATGCATACTGCATCTGGGCATGTAATTATGACTGGACTGATTAATGACTTTAATGACTTTAGCTTATATGGTAGAGTATGGTAGAGGGCGGGCGGGTAGAGTGTTCCATGAAATGAGGTTCcacaggttgggatgtctgcatgtacagtatgatgCTTCATTACAGTGCACAATGAGCACTTCCCACATactgggagagtgtgtgaattTCAAGAGTTTAGGGCTCTCCCAAATGGAGTAGCATACCTGGTGCTGCACTTGCCATGTTAATATTAACGCTGCCATTTTTTGATTACAGAGAATGGTGGAGACGATGGCCAACGACCTTCTTAATGCGTTGGCCAGGTCAAGCGTTCCCACCTCTACCTCCACTAAACCAGCACCCACTCCCATCTTGACCCCTACCCCTATACCTACCTCTGCCCCTGCTCCTTTCTCCACTGCTAGCCCTGCAAGCAGGATAAATAACGCATTGAAATATTGATGAATATGTGATCAGTGTCATTGAAATTGATAGTTAAACTTTAGTGctttttttctcatctttttTTGTAGACAGTTTCCTGGTATGTACTCTGGGGGGCCTGTAAAGAGAGGGAAGGCTAGGTTTAACCCCCCCGACAGATCCCCTAGAGTCATAAATCTGCCAGTGTTTGTCCTGCCTGGACCAACAACAATGACCCCAAAGGGCTCCAGGGAGCTGGAGCTTGCCCACGCAGGCCTGGGGAAGAAGGTGGTCCTGGTGCCAGAAAGTGCCAGCCATTCAGAGGTATTATGATACATATAGTACAAAAACAATTACATATAGTACAAAAACAATTACTCTATGTTTCATAGTGAGGGATATCATTgactttttctccattgttgAGATTACCTCCTAGCTGGCTACACTTAATTGTGAATTGTATCCCTTTAGATTGTCTCACTGATGGAGGGGGAGTTTACTAAGCTGAGCCCTCTCATGGGGAGGTGGATGTTTTTTAAAGCCACAGGTATTCCCCACGGAATATATCATAAagatattgtattgttttttattttacatattTCTGTTGAGTTCACAAGCATATAGAGTGGTGTGGAATATTCCTTTGATAATTGGTATGTTCCTGTTTTTAGGTGGCAGTGGCCAGAGGAAATTGAGCATCATTCCAATAGATTCAGAGGGCTATTCGGGCCGTCAGCTCCGTGTGGCATCGAACAACGGGAAGAATGTGTTGTTTTTGGTTCCTCTCCAGGAGGAACTGGAGACTTCGCCCCTGCCCTTTAGTTCCCCTGAATTTTCAAAAATGCCGAAGGTGGCCTGCAATAGTTGTTCGGAAATCATCCCTTTGCAGATGTTGGCACTACACTCAGAGACCTGCCAGACAGCTGTAAGTTGTTTTCTTTGTCCTCATGTTAAGTTGCATAGCAACTTCCACACCTTGTCAATCTGACTAAGATGTATGATATATGATTTCTTTATGATGCTGTGTTCTTTTTCCAAATGAAATCACTTGTTTTGCTGTTTGGAATTTTCCTCAATATTGTCATTGCGTCATTACTATTTCTAGCAGCAGCAAACAGACAACATCATTATAGATGACAatgatgaggaggatgatgagggTGATGGTGATGCAGATGTGGACTGTACAATGAGAAAAGGGGTACCTTTTTTTGAAAGGATGAAAGGATATTTCTAGTATACTTCTCATCATTCTGTTCAAATGTATGTTCTGGCTGATGCATATCTGGTTTATTGTTTTTGTCAACATTCACTTCTGCATAGGTTTGTCCTATATGCCAGCTACAATTTCCAGCCACAGAGCTCCCACATCACGCCAACATTTGTGCAGAAAGGtacattattttaaatattCAACACAGTTTAAGCTGCCCCGAATGAGGGTGCCATGTGAAAGGTTAtaagatgtactgtatattcaaGATATATGTGGAGAACAATATGTGGCGTATGTTGAGGTGAAAGGAACCATGGTATTAAAAGTGTCTCTTGTAAGGTCCTTCAATACTGAGGAAGATATGGAACCAAACCTTCCAGGACCGTCATCTTCAAACACATCACTACCCCCTccatcaacacaaacaacagaGGGTAACAAATTAATTGTAAATCAAAGAGGAAAAGTAACATTTATTTGATCTGATCAACAGATTCTTTACATACGGTAACATGTTATTCCACTGTTTGTTTTCCTTCAAGTGTGGAAAACTGCAGCCCCATCTGAGGCTGTGCGCCTCTTCATGGAGGAGCTGAGGAGAGGAGCAAACCACCTGCCACCTCTACGGCTGACTCTAAATGCAGGGGACACTGATGAAGAGCGGGATGGCGCCCTAATTTCCTTTTACAAACAACGTCAGACGTGCCAGTGGGCTGctcatttcagatgcaacataTTAGGTACTGATTGACATATAACTTACTCATGAAGACTTTCATTcaaatttcaaattcaaatcTTGAAATGTATAACAGACTGCTGTGCTAAGTTTAACAGAACGGAAAGTGAAACAACCAATAACCAATCACCAATCAGTGATCTGTAACAGACTACTTTTCTTTAGCAGAAGCTGTTATCTACATAGCTTAATCATTAGAATTAATATGAAAGCAATGATAAAAAAATACTTCATTGTCATGTTGTTGATAACTTCAATaggtagccgtgtaataagtgggataatgttCTGCAAGGCGGTCATTATTG
Coding sequences:
- the LOC125290280 gene encoding uncharacterized protein LOC125290280 isoform X2 — its product is MVETMANDLLNALARQFPGMYSGGPVKRGKARFNPPDRSPRVINLPVFVLPGPTTMTPKGSRELELAHAGLGKKVVLVPESASHSEIVSLMEGEFTKLSPLMGRWMFFKATGGSGQRKLSIIPIDSEGYSGRQLRVASNNGKNVLFLVPLQEELETSPLPFSSPEFSKMPKVACNSCSEIIPLQMLALHSETCQTAQQQTDNIIIDDNDEEDDEGDGDADVDCTMRKGVCPICQLQFPATELPHHANICAERSFNTEEDMEPNLPGPSSSNTSLPPPSTQTTEGNKLICGKLQPHLRLCASSWRS
- the LOC125290280 gene encoding uncharacterized protein LOC125290280 isoform X1; the protein is MVETMANDLLNALARQFPGMYSGGPVKRGKARFNPPDRSPRVINLPVFVLPGPTTMTPKGSRELELAHAGLGKKVVLVPESASHSEIVSLMEGEFTKLSPLMGRWMFFKATGGSGQRKLSIIPIDSEGYSGRQLRVASNNGKNVLFLVPLQEELETSPLPFSSPEFSKMPKVACNSCSEIIPLQMLALHSETCQTAQQQTDNIIIDDNDEEDDEGDGDADVDCTMRKGVCPICQLQFPATELPHHANICAERSFNTEEDMEPNLPGPSSSNTSLPPPSTQTTEVWKTAAPSEAVRLFMEELRRGANHLPPLRLTLNAGDTDEERDGALISFYKQRQTCQWAAHFRCNILGDAAVGVGVMRNTLSTAISKLTNGFKNMGNAGVTAIFEGQREHLVPNLCAALLECDLFAMAGRVVGHSAIHGGPSLSGLSPAVVDALSHGTKELVTSKLSLED